Proteins co-encoded in one Gracilimonas sediminicola genomic window:
- a CDS encoding DUF2795 domain-containing protein, with translation MIWTVELAAALDDAPFPATREELIEWAERNGLPNQVIVNLEELEEIEQGEEPVYEGIEDIWPDYIRKEDFFHNEEDEGFDYDDV, from the coding sequence ATGATTTGGACCGTTGAATTAGCCGCAGCTTTAGATGATGCCCCTTTCCCGGCCACCCGGGAAGAACTTATTGAATGGGCAGAACGCAATGGCTTGCCTAACCAGGTTATTGTAAATCTCGAAGAGCTTGAAGAAATCGAACAAGGTGAAGAGCCTGTATATGAAGGTATTGAAGATATCTGGCCCGACTACATCCGAAAAGAAGACTTCTTTCATAATGAAGAAGACGAAGGATTCGATTACGACGACGTTTAA
- a CDS encoding Sec-independent protein translocase subunit TatA/TatB, whose translation MFNSLGAPEILIIAIMVLVLFGAKRIPELARGLGQGIKEFRQASKDIKKEIEDSSRDINDAANHEETSSKSK comes from the coding sequence ATGTTTAACAGTTTAGGTGCACCTGAAATTCTCATTATTGCCATCATGGTTTTGGTACTTTTCGGAGCAAAACGCATTCCGGAATTGGCTCGTGGATTAGGGCAGGGAATTAAAGAATTCCGCCAGGCTTCAAAAGACATCAAAAAAGAAATTGAAGACAGTTCCCGCGATATAAATGATGCGGCTAATCACGAAGAAACCTCTTCTAAAAGCAAATAA
- a CDS encoding amidase family protein — MTITETREKVLSGELKLRELVEQYRKEIETHNSEINAYVATDFEGALARADEVQKKVDNGAAGKLAGVVMGIKDVISERGKKLTCASKILENFESVYDATVIERLREEDAIFIGRLNMDEFAMGSTNEYSNFGPVKNPQNTDKVPGGSSGGSAAAVASGMAMTTLGSDTGGSIRQPASYCGVVGLKPTYGRVSRYGLVAFASSFDCIGPLANSVEDTARILDVIAGFDERDNTSSHREKDDYVGAVQNPDKNIKIGVPEEFFGEGLDEEIKKGIEEVLDKLEADGAELVPIHLPHTKYGISTYYILATAEASSNLARYDGIRYGHRADKDEMRDELKKEEQALKEAFEQAKGEEKIELQEKLSKLDSPLIRLYKKSRTEGFGTEVKRRIMLGTYVLSAGYYDAYYGKAQKVRRLIQNDYKEAFKKVDVIVSPTAPTTAFDLGSKMDDPVQMYLNDVYTITANLAGICGISVPAGTHSNGLPYGIQFMGDSFQETKVLNAARLVELQS; from the coding sequence ATGACTATTACAGAGACTCGAGAAAAAGTCTTATCAGGAGAACTAAAACTTCGAGAACTTGTAGAGCAGTACAGAAAAGAAATTGAGACCCATAATTCGGAAATCAATGCCTATGTAGCCACCGATTTTGAGGGGGCTCTTGCCCGGGCCGATGAGGTTCAAAAAAAGGTTGATAACGGTGCCGCCGGAAAGCTTGCCGGGGTGGTGATGGGAATCAAAGACGTGATTTCTGAGCGAGGAAAGAAGCTAACCTGTGCGTCAAAGATACTTGAGAACTTCGAAAGCGTGTATGATGCCACCGTAATTGAACGACTTCGGGAAGAAGACGCCATCTTTATCGGGCGACTTAATATGGATGAATTTGCGATGGGCTCCACCAACGAGTACAGCAATTTCGGTCCTGTTAAGAATCCCCAAAATACTGATAAAGTGCCCGGTGGTTCGTCAGGCGGGAGTGCAGCTGCTGTAGCTTCCGGAATGGCCATGACAACCTTAGGTTCAGATACCGGTGGTTCCATTCGTCAGCCCGCTTCGTATTGTGGTGTTGTTGGGTTGAAGCCTACTTATGGTCGGGTTTCACGATACGGACTGGTTGCATTTGCTTCTTCATTTGATTGTATCGGTCCGCTGGCTAATTCAGTGGAAGACACCGCCCGCATTTTAGATGTCATCGCCGGCTTTGATGAACGGGACAACACTTCATCACACCGTGAGAAAGATGACTATGTGGGTGCGGTTCAAAATCCAGACAAGAATATTAAAATCGGGGTGCCTGAGGAATTTTTTGGTGAAGGTCTTGATGAGGAAATCAAAAAAGGTATCGAAGAAGTACTGGATAAGCTGGAAGCAGATGGGGCCGAGTTGGTTCCCATTCATCTGCCTCATACCAAATATGGAATCTCCACTTATTATATTTTAGCTACAGCTGAAGCCTCCAGTAACCTGGCCCGATATGATGGAATTCGGTACGGGCACCGCGCTGATAAGGATGAGATGCGGGATGAGCTCAAAAAAGAAGAGCAGGCTTTAAAAGAAGCATTCGAACAGGCCAAAGGCGAAGAAAAAATTGAGCTACAGGAAAAACTTTCAAAGCTGGATTCTCCGCTCATTCGCTTGTATAAAAAATCCAGAACCGAAGGGTTTGGAACGGAAGTAAAGCGGCGTATTATGCTGGGGACCTACGTATTGAGTGCGGGTTATTATGATGCCTACTACGGTAAAGCCCAAAAAGTGCGCCGACTCATACAGAACGATTATAAGGAAGCCTTCAAAAAAGTGGACGTAATCGTAAGCCCTACGGCGCCAACCACGGCTTTTGACTTAGGATCTAAAATGGATGATCCCGTGCAAATGTACCTGAACGATGTATATACCATTACAGCTAACCTGGCCGGTATTTGTGGAATCAGTGTTCCTGCGGGTACACACAGTAACGGACTTCCTTACGGCATTCAGTTTATGGGAGACAGCTTCCAGGAAACCAAGGTTCTGAATGCTGCACGACTTGTAGAACTCCAATCATAA
- a CDS encoding SDR family NAD(P)-dependent oxidoreductase, whose amino-acid sequence MNRLKGKTAIVTGATAGIGYKTTELLAEQGVHLVVTGRREERLEEIKEKLESEYEVKVQTAAFDIRDADACRSFVESLTANIDLLVNNAGLAKGTDPVYDAEFDDWNTMIDTNVKGLLYLSRLIIPQMKERNTGHIINVGSTAGHESYAGGVVYTATKHAVKAITESTKKDLHGTEVRVSMVSPGLVETEFSEVRFKGDKEKAAEVYKGMKPLVAQDIAEIIVFVANRPAHVNIMDTIIYPTAQSSATMVHRDV is encoded by the coding sequence ATGAACAGGCTGAAAGGTAAAACGGCAATTGTAACCGGAGCTACCGCAGGTATTGGTTACAAAACCACGGAGCTTTTGGCTGAACAAGGGGTACATCTCGTAGTTACCGGTCGCCGTGAGGAAAGGCTGGAGGAGATCAAAGAAAAGCTCGAATCAGAGTATGAGGTAAAGGTTCAAACAGCCGCTTTTGATATACGTGATGCTGATGCCTGTCGGTCTTTTGTAGAATCACTGACAGCCAACATAGATCTTCTGGTGAATAACGCCGGCCTTGCCAAAGGAACCGACCCGGTTTACGATGCAGAGTTTGATGACTGGAATACTATGATTGATACGAATGTCAAAGGACTGCTGTATTTGTCCCGGCTTATCATCCCGCAAATGAAAGAACGAAACACCGGGCATATTATAAATGTGGGTTCTACGGCAGGTCACGAATCCTATGCCGGGGGAGTGGTTTACACCGCCACAAAACATGCCGTAAAGGCCATTACCGAATCGACCAAGAAAGATCTGCATGGGACAGAAGTCCGTGTGAGTATGGTATCGCCCGGACTGGTGGAAACTGAGTTCAGCGAAGTACGTTTTAAAGGCGACAAAGAAAAAGCGGCAGAGGTTTATAAAGGAATGAAGCCGCTGGTTGCTCAGGATATTGCCGAAATCATCGTTTTTGTAGCGAACCGTCCGGCCCACGTGAATATTATGGACACCATTATTTATCCTACCGCCCAATCTTCAGCAACAATGGTACACCGAGATGTATAA
- a CDS encoding M28 family peptidase, which translates to MYKWLFLALALLLTGCSDSDKSGLQFSEKGREVPEFNADTVYKFVQQQVDFGPRVPNTEAHRQAEAYFVEKLKEYAGPNAVFVQEFTAEGYDEQLELGNVIAAFNLSAQDRIMISAHWDSRPRADMDSTRQDEGIVGADDGGSGVAVLLELARMFSENPPPIGVDIVLFDGEDYGESGSLEKYFLGSRYWSNNPPVPGYSPRFGILLDMVGAEGAQFPKERYSLNYAPNLVEEVWNIAAEKGYEDYFLNEEGAAVSDDHVIVNEQARIPIINIINHSRTPRGNAQFAPHWHTHNDNMDIISRETLQAVGDVMAELIYNRL; encoded by the coding sequence ATGTATAAATGGCTTTTCTTAGCTCTGGCACTTCTATTAACCGGCTGTTCAGATTCTGATAAATCAGGCCTTCAATTTTCCGAAAAAGGGCGAGAGGTTCCTGAATTCAATGCAGATACCGTCTATAAGTTTGTTCAGCAACAGGTAGATTTTGGTCCCCGTGTGCCGAACACGGAAGCTCACCGGCAAGCGGAGGCTTATTTTGTGGAGAAGCTCAAGGAATATGCCGGCCCCAATGCTGTTTTTGTACAGGAATTTACCGCCGAAGGCTATGATGAACAGCTCGAACTCGGCAATGTGATTGCAGCTTTCAACCTAAGTGCTCAGGATCGGATAATGATAAGTGCTCACTGGGATAGCCGTCCACGTGCTGATATGGACTCAACCCGACAAGATGAAGGCATAGTTGGTGCAGATGATGGTGGAAGCGGAGTAGCCGTTTTGCTGGAACTGGCCCGGATGTTCAGCGAGAATCCTCCGCCAATAGGAGTAGATATTGTATTGTTTGACGGTGAAGATTACGGAGAATCGGGAAGCCTGGAGAAATACTTTCTCGGTTCCCGGTATTGGTCGAACAATCCTCCCGTTCCGGGATACAGCCCCCGTTTTGGGATTTTGCTGGATATGGTTGGAGCCGAGGGAGCTCAATTCCCAAAAGAGCGATATTCACTGAATTATGCTCCAAATCTGGTGGAAGAAGTATGGAATATCGCTGCCGAGAAAGGCTACGAAGATTATTTTCTGAATGAAGAAGGCGCCGCTGTTTCCGATGATCATGTAATCGTGAATGAACAAGCCCGGATTCCCATTATAAATATCATAAATCATAGCCGGACACCCCGGGGTAATGCGCAGTTTGCCCCTCACTGGCACACCCATAATGATAACATGGATATCATTAGCAGAGAAACACTGCAAGCGGTGGGTGATGTAATGGCTGAACTTATTTACAACCGATTATAA
- the prmA gene encoding 50S ribosomal protein L11 methyltransferase, whose product MEYVELRISLNDDFHELLIAELFDLDFEGFEQDDDLLIATIPTQRFDDSKREEIEKLLMKFGGESSILSEKIIPDQNWNETWERTIQPQAIGRFYVHPTWSTTDSDISDKIELMIDPKMAFGTGYHATTRVMLEWLPEVISEGDKVLDAGTGTGILAIAALKLGAESAFGFDIDEWSETNAQENILLNEVDNFEVKLGSTEVIPSGEKFDVILANINRNALIELIPELLGFLKEDGKLLLSGLLEEDEPVMLKQEALEKLTHLDTRRHKEWIAILFEA is encoded by the coding sequence ATGGAATATGTTGAACTTCGGATTTCACTTAATGATGACTTTCACGAACTGCTGATTGCCGAACTTTTTGATCTTGATTTTGAAGGCTTTGAGCAGGATGATGATTTGCTCATTGCGACCATTCCCACTCAGCGGTTTGACGATTCTAAAAGGGAAGAAATTGAGAAGCTACTGATGAAATTCGGGGGAGAGTCATCCATTCTAAGCGAAAAAATTATACCCGATCAAAACTGGAACGAGACTTGGGAACGAACCATACAACCCCAGGCTATTGGCCGGTTTTACGTGCATCCTACCTGGTCAACAACCGATTCCGACATCAGTGATAAAATCGAGCTGATGATTGACCCAAAGATGGCTTTTGGAACCGGCTATCATGCAACCACAAGGGTAATGCTGGAATGGCTCCCGGAGGTTATCAGTGAAGGCGACAAAGTACTTGACGCCGGAACGGGAACGGGCATTTTAGCTATTGCCGCTTTAAAGCTGGGAGCTGAATCCGCCTTTGGTTTTGATATTGATGAGTGGAGCGAGACCAATGCCCAGGAAAACATTCTTCTTAATGAAGTAGATAACTTTGAAGTTAAACTTGGTTCCACAGAAGTAATTCCAAGCGGTGAGAAATTCGATGTGATTTTAGCCAACATCAATCGGAATGCTTTGATAGAATTAATTCCTGAATTACTGGGCTTTTTGAAGGAGGACGGAAAACTGCTCCTATCCGGACTACTGGAAGAGGATGAACCGGTGATGTTAAAACAGGAGGCTCTTGAAAAACTCACTCACCTTGATACCCGCCGGCATAAAGAATGGATAGCTATATTATTTGAAGCATGA
- a CDS encoding Ppx/GppA phosphatase family protein, producing the protein MKAAIDIGTNTVLLLVAEYENGVIKNVHEEHRVPRLGKGVDADKNINEAATERVIDALSAYRKILDADFPKVDQIIVTATSAVRDANNRDEFMASVKEETDFEIRLLSGREEAECTASGALSVLENIEDEETLILDIGGGSTEIAQVKKGKVIDGYSFDMGSVRFTERFLSGNPPSYEEIETCRNKITEFYKSREFEVNERLKAVGVAGTVTTLAAMALDITNYEPEKLNGHSLKLDTVRHYIDMFSENTHEDMLAQNPVFLQGREDIFMGGMLILEGFMKHFNFDELLVSTGGIRHGAIITLA; encoded by the coding sequence ATGAAAGCAGCGATAGACATTGGTACAAATACGGTTTTACTGTTAGTGGCTGAATATGAAAACGGGGTGATTAAAAATGTTCATGAAGAGCATCGTGTGCCCCGCCTTGGGAAAGGAGTTGATGCCGATAAAAATATCAATGAGGCGGCTACCGAAAGAGTAATAGATGCCTTAAGTGCCTACCGGAAAATTTTAGATGCCGACTTCCCTAAAGTTGATCAAATCATAGTTACCGCTACCAGTGCCGTTCGTGATGCCAATAATCGGGACGAATTTATGGCAAGTGTGAAAGAGGAAACCGACTTTGAGATTCGGTTGCTTTCGGGAAGAGAAGAAGCGGAGTGCACAGCTTCAGGAGCGTTATCGGTGTTGGAGAATATAGAAGACGAAGAAACACTGATCCTGGATATCGGGGGTGGAAGTACCGAGATCGCTCAGGTTAAGAAAGGAAAAGTTATTGACGGTTATTCTTTTGATATGGGGTCTGTCCGGTTTACAGAACGCTTCTTGTCCGGTAATCCGCCTTCCTACGAAGAAATTGAGACCTGCAGAAATAAGATTACCGAGTTTTATAAGAGCAGGGAATTTGAGGTGAATGAAAGATTAAAAGCCGTGGGTGTAGCCGGAACGGTAACCACGCTGGCTGCCATGGCTCTGGATATCACAAATTACGAGCCGGAGAAATTAAACGGCCATTCCCTAAAGCTTGACACCGTAAGGCACTATATTGATATGTTTTCAGAGAATACCCATGAAGATATGCTGGCTCAGAATCCGGTTTTTCTACAGGGAAGGGAAGATATTTTTATGGGAGGGATGCTGATTCTGGAAGGCTTCATGAAGCATTTTAATTTTGACGAACTCCTCGTTTCTACCGGGGGCATTCGTCATGGGGCAATTATCACCTTAGCGTAA
- a CDS encoding outer membrane beta-barrel protein has protein sequence MRKLSILIAALAVILALNPKASAQDAENTYGNIQIGAGLMYGSEIEQPGLRLDGTYRINEDFRAIADLGFYLPDDAGNADVNWFEFSVNGNYIFANDPEQGLIAYALAGLNYTRVSVSSGNFSSDNGEVGLNVGAGAEYGLDFANLFGEFKYVLGDYDQLNIGIGLRFAIGN, from the coding sequence ATGAGAAAATTATCCATTTTAATCGCAGCCCTGGCTGTTATCCTCGCACTCAACCCCAAAGCTTCTGCACAAGATGCTGAAAACACCTACGGGAATATCCAGATAGGAGCAGGTTTAATGTATGGAAGTGAAATAGAGCAGCCGGGTTTACGCCTCGACGGCACCTACCGAATCAATGAAGACTTTCGGGCGATAGCTGACCTCGGTTTCTATCTTCCTGATGATGCCGGGAACGCCGATGTAAACTGGTTCGAGTTTAGCGTGAACGGGAATTACATTTTTGCGAACGACCCGGAGCAAGGCCTTATCGCTTATGCCCTGGCGGGATTGAATTATACACGCGTGAGTGTAAGCTCGGGTAACTTTAGTTCCGATAATGGCGAAGTCGGACTAAATGTTGGAGCCGGAGCAGAATACGGCCTTGATTTTGCCAACTTGTTTGGTGAGTTCAAATATGTGCTGGGTGATTATGACCAGCTGAATATAGGGATCGGCCTTCGTTTTGCAATTGGCAATTAA
- a CDS encoding RNA polymerase sigma factor, with product MSEENSEIKNTSPRENASASSLEDDKFVAEALAGKEDSYKKLVDKYQKPLYFHIRKMIKEVELVEDLVQEVFMKAFHNLSSYSNEYAFSTWLYRIATNHTIDYLRKKKLQTLSINEPYKTKDGDMEIQLPDESFSTDTPVIKKERKAIVQHAIENLPEKYKAVIEMRHMEEKSYQEIADVLDLPLGTVKAHIFRARELLYKALKDKREQF from the coding sequence ATGTCTGAAGAAAATTCCGAAATCAAAAATACCTCACCACGCGAAAATGCGTCTGCAAGTAGTCTCGAAGATGACAAATTTGTGGCGGAAGCATTAGCCGGTAAAGAAGATTCCTACAAGAAATTAGTAGATAAGTATCAGAAGCCCCTCTATTTCCATATCCGCAAAATGATTAAAGAGGTGGAGCTTGTTGAAGACCTGGTTCAGGAAGTTTTCATGAAGGCCTTTCATAATCTTTCTTCCTATAGCAACGAGTATGCATTCTCCACCTGGCTGTATCGCATTGCCACTAATCACACCATCGATTATTTAAGGAAGAAAAAGCTCCAAACGCTTTCCATTAACGAGCCTTACAAAACCAAGGACGGGGATATGGAAATTCAGCTTCCGGATGAAAGCTTTTCAACCGATACCCCGGTAATAAAGAAGGAGAGAAAAGCAATTGTTCAGCATGCAATCGAAAATCTCCCCGAAAAATATAAAGCCGTTATTGAAATGCGGCATATGGAAGAGAAGTCGTACCAGGAAATAGCGGACGTGCTTGATTTACCCCTCGGTACAGTTAAAGCCCATATCTTCAGAGCAAGGGAGCTGCTCTACAAAGCACTGAAAGATAAAAGAGAGCAGTTCTAA
- the queG gene encoding tRNA epoxyqueuosine(34) reductase QueG translates to MLQQKKFTEQIRSHALQLGFDACGFAEAQHLPYEARRLEEWLKQNRNGTMDWMGNYFEKRVDPTLLVPGSKTVVSVLASYYHPSHEQQIGEKNEPLIAKYAQGRDYHKVLKKKLKKLFNFSKELLGGLEGRIFVDSAPVLDKVWAKRAGLGWIGKNSNLLNKDIGSFVFIGEMIIDAELSYDSPVTDHCGSCTRCLDACPTDAIYEPYRVDATKCISYLTIELKEEIDKQYQTEIENWVYGCDICQDVCPWNSKSITAQFEDLHPREYVVERDLDFWENLTPHQYDKTFEGSAIRRAKYDKFKSNVEIVSGNISN, encoded by the coding sequence ATGCTTCAACAGAAGAAATTCACAGAACAAATCCGTTCGCACGCCCTTCAACTGGGTTTTGATGCCTGTGGATTTGCCGAAGCTCAACACCTCCCCTACGAAGCCCGCCGACTCGAAGAATGGCTCAAGCAGAATCGTAATGGCACCATGGACTGGATGGGCAATTACTTTGAAAAACGGGTTGATCCCACGCTGTTGGTTCCCGGTTCAAAAACCGTAGTTTCTGTATTGGCCAGCTACTATCATCCTTCTCACGAACAGCAAATTGGGGAAAAGAACGAACCGCTGATTGCCAAATATGCTCAGGGACGTGATTACCACAAAGTGCTGAAAAAGAAGCTCAAGAAACTCTTTAATTTCAGTAAGGAACTGTTGGGCGGACTTGAAGGACGTATTTTTGTGGACTCTGCCCCGGTTCTGGATAAAGTTTGGGCAAAACGAGCCGGTCTGGGCTGGATCGGTAAAAATTCGAACCTGCTCAATAAAGATATTGGCTCGTTTGTATTTATTGGGGAAATGATCATTGATGCGGAATTAAGCTACGACTCCCCCGTAACCGATCATTGCGGCTCGTGTACCCGCTGCCTTGATGCCTGCCCCACAGACGCAATTTATGAGCCTTACAGAGTGGATGCGACCAAGTGCATCTCCTACCTAACCATTGAGCTGAAGGAAGAAATAGACAAGCAGTACCAAACGGAAATTGAAAACTGGGTGTATGGCTGTGATATCTGTCAGGATGTATGTCCCTGGAACAGTAAATCCATAACTGCGCAATTCGAAGATCTCCATCCAAGAGAGTATGTGGTTGAAAGAGATCTTGATTTCTGGGAAAACCTTACTCCCCATCAATATGATAAGACGTTTGAAGGCAGCGCTATCCGTCGCGCCAAGTATGATAAGTTTAAGTCGAACGTGGAGATCGTTTCGGGGAATATCTCAAACTAA